GTCGAAGCCGATGGCGGTGCGTCGCGGCGTGCCGTACTTGACCGGCACCGTCAGCGCCTGCACCTCCAGGAGGAGCGGACGCGTCCCCTCGACCGCCGCGAGGATCGCCGAGCCGGGGCGACCGCCGGTGCGTCCGCCGAGGTAGAGAGCCGAGGGGTTCGTCACCTCGACGAGACCGGTGCCGGTCATCTCGAAGACACCCAGCTCGTGGACCGGCCCGAAGCGGTTCTTCAGCGCCCGAAGCACGCGGTGCGCCTGGAATCGCTCTCCCTCGAACGACAGGACGGCGTCCACGAGGTGCTCGAGGGTCTTCGGCCCGGCGAGCGTCCCGTCCTTCGTCACGTGCCCGACGAGGATCACCGGCGTCCCGCCCGTCTTGGCCTGCACGGAAAGGCGCGCCGCCGCGTCGCGCACCTGGGACACCGAGCCCGGCGTCGAGGGAAGATCCGGAGAGGCCACGGTCTGGATCGAGTCGACGACGAGGGTCGTCCAGGGCCTCTCCGCGGCGGCTTCCAGGATCCTGTCCACCGAGGTCTCGGCGAGGAGGTGGAGACCGTCGACGACCGCACCGAGCCTGTCGGCCCGGAGCCTCACCTGCCGGGCCGACTCCTCCGCCGAGACGTAGAGGACCGGACCCGCCCGCAGTGCGAGCCGCGCCGCCACCTGGAGGAGCAGCGTCGACTTTCCGATCCCCGGTTCGCCGCCGAGGAGGACGACGGAGCCCGGGACGAGGCCTCCGCCGAGGACCCGATCGACGTCGGCGAGGCCGGTCAGGAGGCGGGGCGCGTCCGTTGCGTCCACGTCCCGCATCCTGAGGACGGGCGCCCTCCCGGCCGCGGTCGCGGCCCGCTCTCCCGGCCTCGCGGGGCGCTCCGGCTCGCCCTCGACGAAGGTGTTCCATCCGCCGCACTCCGGGCAACGGCCCAGCCAGCGCGGGCTCTGCGCGTCGCAGGCCGAACAGGTGAAGACGCGACCCGGCCGCCTGGCCATCAGAAGGCGCTGAGGGCGGCCGGCAGGAGCGTCTTGATGTCCTCGTCCTTCCAGCGGATCCCGGCACCGAAGAAGAACGAACGGCCCGCGGGGTTGATGATGTCGGTGACGCCGCCGCGAACGAAGACCGCGCCCCGTGTCTGCCACTGGCCGAAGAGCTTCACCTGGGCATTGCCTTCCGGCCGGCCGAAGTCCCACGCTTCGCCCGTGAGCAGGAGCTGGTTCTTCAGGAGGTGCTGGTCGATCGCGACGCCGCCGCGCGACTCGATGAGTCCGGCCCTCAGCGTCGTGTCCTTGAAGCGGTATCCGAGCTGGGCCGAGAAGCCGAATTTGTCCTCGGTCCGCGTGACCTTCGTCGTCACGACGGTCGGCGGACCGCCGTCGACGCTCGTCTCGTAGCGGTACGTCTCGTCGACCCGCCTCCCATCCTCGAGGCCGATCATCTCGATGCGGTAGAACTTGTTCTCGCGCGGCGTCACGTCGACGCGGAACGCGCCCTTCCACGCCTCGGTCCGGGTCGCGTACTCGCCGTAGAAGCCGAGGTCGAGCTCGATCCGGTTGATCCGCGTGAGCGTCGTGTTCAACGACTCGACGCCCGTCTTGATCGACGTGAGCGCCTCGTTCAGGTTGTCGTGCGCCGTCTCGTCGTTCAGGAGCTTGCCCATCGTCCCCTGCCCGCTGTCGAGCTTGCCGGTGATCGAGCTCAGGTTGTCGGCGGAGATCTTCAGCTTCCCCGACAGGTCCTCGATGTTCGCGACGGACCCCTTCACCCCCGACCTGTTCTCGTCGAGGATCCTGTCGAGGCGCGCGAGCGTCTCCCGGATCGACGAAGAGAACTCGCGCAGGTTCGCCATCGTCACGTCGACGTTCTGCCGGTTCGACTCCACGAGGTTCTTCAGCTGTTCGGCGAGCGCCCCGACGTTGTCGACGATCCGGTTGATCTTCGCCTCACCCGTCTCGCCTCCCATGGATCCGGCCAGAGCGCCCGTCAGCTCCTTGACGTCCTTGCCGATGTCGCTCGCCAGCTTCGTCAGCTCGTCGAACTCCACCGGGACGCGCCCGGGAATCCGGGCCCCCTCGGGGAGGCGCGGCTTCGCGGGGTCCCCCGCGAAGAGGTCGACGTACTTGTCTCCGAGCATTCCGAGGTTCTTCACCTGGCCCCACGCCCCGTCGCGCAGCTCGACGTCTCCGTCGAAGACGAGCCGTGCCACGGCCGTGCCGTCCGGCAGGAGGCGGATGCCATCGACCTTCCCGACCCTCACTCCCGCGATCCGCACCGCCGACTTGTCGTCGAGCCCGGCCACGTCGGTGAAGGTGACCTCCGCCGAGGCGGAGCGCTCCTTGCCGGGGAAAGGCAGGTCCTCGATCTTCAGGACGAGAACGGCCAGCGCCAGCAGGACGGCCAGCGCGAAAAGGCCGATCTTGGCGGTCGCGTTCATGCAGTTGCCTCCTCGGGGAACGAGGACTCGCCGTCCTCGCTCCCGTCGCCCCGGACGAACGCCCTGACGCGCGGGTCGTCCGACGCCTCGAACTCCCGCGGGGGGAGGTCGACCAGGATCTTTCCGCGATCGAGGAGCGCGACTCTCTCGGCGACCTCGAACGCGACCTTCAGGTCGTGGGTGATCGTCACCATCGTCGGGTTCATCCGGTCCCTCAGGTCGATCATCACGCGGGCGAGAACGTCCGTCGTGATGGGGTCGAGGCCGGTCGTCGGCTCGTCGAACAGGAGCACTTCCGGCTGCAGCGCGATCGCCCGCGCGAAGCCGACGCGCCGTCGCATGCCCCCGGAGAGCTCGGACGGGCGCTTGCTCTCGATCCCGTGGAGCCTCACGAGCGCGAGGCACTCCGCCACGCGCGCCCGCACCTCGTCGGGACTCATCTTCGTGTGCCGTTTGAGGGGAAAGGCGATGTTCTCCCCGACGGTCATCGAGTCGAAGAGCGCCCCCTCCTGGAAGGACATCCCGAATCGGCGGCGGATCTCGTCGCGCCGGGAGCGCGAGGTGGCCCAGAAATCCTCGCCCTCGATCTCGACCGTCCCGGCGTCGGGAGCCAGGAGCCCGATCATGTGCTTGAGGAGGACGCTCTTGCCGGTGCCCGACTTGCCGAGGATGACGATCGAATCCCCCTTCGCGACCGACAGGTCGAGCCCGTCGAGGACGACCTTCGTCCCGAAGCTCTTCCCGACTCCCGAGAGGCGGATCTCGGGAGGGGCCTGTGAGACGGGGACCGCGTCCGGCGCGCTCAGAACAGCACCTTCGTCAGGAAGAAGTCGGACACGAGGATCGCGAGCGACCCGAGGACGACCGCCGCCGTCGTCGCCCGCCCGACGCCTTCCGCCCCGCCCTTCGTGTCGAATCCCTGCTGGCAGCCGATGAGGGTCAGGAGGAACCCGAAGACCGCCGCCTTGACCAGGCCCGACCAGAGGTCGTTCAGGTCGAGGAACTGGAAGGTGTTCTGGACGTAGACGACCGGGTTGGCGCCGAGCAGCCGCACCGCGACGAGGTAGCCGCCCGCGATTCCGAGAGCGTTCGCCAGGACGACGAGCATCGGGACGACGATGATGCCCGCGAGGATCCTCGGCACGAAGAGGTACTGGACCGGGTCGGTCGCGAGGGAGACGAGGGCGTCGATCTGCTCCGTCACCCGCATCGATCCGATCTCGGCGGCCATCGCGCTTCCCGATCTCCCGGTCACCATCAGGCCCGTGAGGACCGGCGCCAGCTCGC
The sequence above is a segment of the Holophagales bacterium genome. Coding sequences within it:
- a CDS encoding ATP-binding cassette domain-containing protein → MRLSGVGKSFGTKVVLDGLDLSVAKGDSIVILGKSGTGKSVLLKHMIGLLAPDAGTVEIEGEDFWATSRSRRDEIRRRFGMSFQEGALFDSMTVGENIAFPLKRHTKMSPDEVRARVAECLALVRLHGIESKRPSELSGGMRRRVGFARAIALQPEVLLFDEPTTGLDPITTDVLARVMIDLRDRMNPTMVTITHDLKVAFEVAERVALLDRGKILVDLPPREFEASDDPRVRAFVRGDGSEDGESSFPEEATA
- the radA gene encoding DNA repair protein RadA; the encoded protein is MARRPGRVFTCSACDAQSPRWLGRCPECGGWNTFVEGEPERPARPGERAATAAGRAPVLRMRDVDATDAPRLLTGLADVDRVLGGGLVPGSVVLLGGEPGIGKSTLLLQVAARLALRAGPVLYVSAEESARQVRLRADRLGAVVDGLHLLAETSVDRILEAAAERPWTTLVVDSIQTVASPDLPSTPGSVSQVRDAAARLSVQAKTGGTPVILVGHVTKDGTLAGPKTLEHLVDAVLSFEGERFQAHRVLRALKNRFGPVHELGVFEMTGTGLVEVTNPSALYLGGRTGGRPGSAILAAVEGTRPLLLEVQALTVPVKYGTPRRTAIGFDGTRLALLLAVLERHGGLALSGHDVFLNIAGGAESEEPAADLAVLAAVAGSVREVALPKGAVAFGEVGLLGEVRAVTDATLRLKEAVSLGFTEAFVPAGNAAEAAEFPDLAVTPVSSVEELLVRTASPVSPAGPGRRP
- a CDS encoding MCE family protein, whose amino-acid sequence is MNATAKIGLFALAVLLALAVLVLKIEDLPFPGKERSASAEVTFTDVAGLDDKSAVRIAGVRVGKVDGIRLLPDGTAVARLVFDGDVELRDGAWGQVKNLGMLGDKYVDLFAGDPAKPRLPEGARIPGRVPVEFDELTKLASDIGKDVKELTGALAGSMGGETGEAKINRIVDNVGALAEQLKNLVESNRQNVDVTMANLREFSSSIRETLARLDRILDENRSGVKGSVANIEDLSGKLKISADNLSSITGKLDSGQGTMGKLLNDETAHDNLNEALTSIKTGVESLNTTLTRINRIELDLGFYGEYATRTEAWKGAFRVDVTPRENKFYRIEMIGLEDGRRVDETYRYETSVDGGPPTVVTTKVTRTEDKFGFSAQLGYRFKDTTLRAGLIESRGGVAIDQHLLKNQLLLTGEAWDFGRPEGNAQVKLFGQWQTRGAVFVRGGVTDIINPAGRSFFFGAGIRWKDEDIKTLLPAALSAF
- a CDS encoding ABC transporter permease, producing MGVLETVGRFALEALEFHGRCVTLLGLTVRGLFRRPFDGRGLATQVVRVGFEGLPVVLLTAVFTGAVLALQTYVGFKRFHAEAWVGSVVALSMLRELAPVLTGLMVTGRSGSAMAAEIGSMRVTEQIDALVSLATDPVQYLFVPRILAGIIVVPMLVVLANALGIAGGYLVAVRLLGANPVVYVQNTFQFLDLNDLWSGLVKAAVFGFLLTLIGCQQGFDTKGGAEGVGRATTAAVVLGSLAILVSDFFLTKVLF